The Rhodothermales bacterium genomic sequence GGGACGCCCGGTTCAATATCCGGGACCGTGCGGCGGTGGAAGATCCTGCGTGGTGGACGGGCGAGCCCATCTGGACCACCGCCGAGCGCAACGGCATCCGGGCGGCCACCTATTTCTGGGTCGGCTCGGAGTCGCCCTACGACGGCATCCGGCCGACATACTGGTATACCTATGATGACTCCGTACCGGGAAAGACCCGAGTGGACGAGGTGCTCAAATGGCTCGAGCTGCCACCCGATGAACGCCCGGGCTTCATCTCACTGTATTTCTCGGACGTGGATTCCGAAGGACACCGGCACGGACCGGATGCCCCCGAAGTCACGCGGGCGGTTGAACAATTCGACGCCCATCTGGGACGTCTTCTGGACGGCCTGGAAGCGCGCGAGCTCCTGGGCCGCGTCCACGTGATCGTGGTCTCCGACCACGGCATGGCTGAGGTATCCCCGGACCGGGTCGTATTCCTGGACGACTACATCGATCTGGACGACGTTTCCATCGTCGAATCGGGCCCGAACCTGGCCATGAATGTCACGGACGGCAAGGAAGATGTCATTCTGGATGCGCTCCACGGCGCCCACCCTGAGCTCAGCGTCTGGAAAAAAGAGGACATGCCCGAGCGCTTCCACTTCGACGGCAACCCGCGCATTCCGGATATCAATGGATACGTCACAAGCGGCTGGCTCGCGGTTCCGTCCCGGGAAAGGTTCCGGGGAGCCAGCGGAGGCGCCCACGGCTACGACAACAAGGAATCGTCCATGCGTGCACTGTTCGTAGCGCATGGCCCATCGTTCGCGCCCGGCACCACCGCCGAGCCCTTTGAAAACATCGAGGTCCACGACATGCTGCTGCGCATCCTGGGGCTCGACGCACCATAAGCATGTATCAATACCAGGAATTCAGCCGCTATTTCGCGCAGATTGCGCATCCCATTGAACAACTCGGAGCCGACGAGCTGACCGAACTGGG encodes the following:
- a CDS encoding ectonucleotide pyrophosphatase/phosphodiesterase translates to MRHLFFSTAVVAALLLSACGRPAVPEGDFSRTVILISTDGTHPSMVERADTPNLDRLAAEGLSAPDGMIPVFPTKTFPNHYSIVTGLYPAEHGIVGNSMYDPERDARFNIRDRAAVEDPAWWTGEPIWTTAERNGIRAATYFWVGSESPYDGIRPTYWYTYDDSVPGKTRVDEVLKWLELPPDERPGFISLYFSDVDSEGHRHGPDAPEVTRAVEQFDAHLGRLLDGLEARELLGRVHVIVVSDHGMAEVSPDRVVFLDDYIDLDDVSIVESGPNLAMNVTDGKEDVILDALHGAHPELSVWKKEDMPERFHFDGNPRIPDINGYVTSGWLAVPSRERFRGASGGAHGYDNKESSMRALFVAHGPSFAPGTTAEPFENIEVHDMLLRILGLDAP